One genomic window of Cystobacter ferrugineus includes the following:
- the tmk gene encoding dTMP kinase, with product MLIVFEGIDGSGKTTLSNRVARELRQAGLRVRHVREDGKLASPVSEGLRLFTKNPLHLALTPMAELLLYSARETQLLEEVTRPALAEYEVVIADRFLYTAEVLARWGRGLPEHAVRPVVDACTRGLRPDRVFLIDVDPAIARARRRISKLLAPDTGAPSSRKGLAGAGMQTRLRAGYRALAAESPEQWTLIENTDVTLEALVTQLTQEVLRMVRGGQPGTSFPTPRASTPPRSASEARTRFLERVDRWMEEEPGLAAWFLSGLEGADIDERRERLAARCPELIAHGLAGLTGASAWILRARLEEAAPVQVLGSLEALAAEFPQAWALRERWEQRVPEAIAASLDGLDSEQAWAMRERLHGRFPEPVVTSLTGLGDARAWVLRERWLSQRGGQAALGQEKVARLACRSIRGVDDAPSWDWRERAWEVAPDAVLRTLEGLDSERAWTLREQHAGRASRLVLESLRGLNNPRAWALRESFGVSCEEALESFEGMDGATAWRLRQALADTWPAATVKSMGLLASSARGQELITRLLTDHPRDFALLRQAARVAAYPELERRHATA from the coding sequence ATGCTGATCGTATTCGAGGGAATCGATGGCTCCGGCAAGACGACGCTGTCCAACCGCGTGGCGCGGGAGCTGCGCCAGGCGGGGCTGCGCGTGCGGCACGTGCGCGAGGACGGCAAGCTGGCCTCGCCCGTGTCCGAGGGACTGAGGCTCTTCACCAAGAATCCCCTCCACCTCGCGCTCACCCCCATGGCGGAGCTGCTCCTCTACTCCGCCCGCGAGACCCAGTTGCTGGAGGAGGTGACGCGCCCGGCGCTCGCCGAGTACGAGGTCGTCATCGCCGACCGCTTCCTCTACACCGCCGAGGTGCTCGCCCGGTGGGGACGAGGGCTGCCCGAGCACGCGGTGCGCCCCGTCGTGGACGCCTGCACCCGGGGACTGCGGCCCGACCGCGTCTTCCTCATCGACGTGGACCCGGCCATCGCGCGCGCCCGCCGCCGCATCTCGAAGCTGCTCGCGCCCGACACGGGGGCCCCCTCCTCGCGCAAGGGGCTCGCCGGAGCGGGCATGCAGACCCGGCTGCGCGCCGGCTACCGGGCGCTCGCCGCGGAGTCCCCCGAGCAATGGACCCTCATCGAGAACACGGACGTGACGCTCGAGGCGCTCGTCACCCAGCTCACCCAGGAGGTGCTGCGGATGGTGCGAGGGGGCCAGCCCGGCACCTCGTTCCCCACCCCTCGCGCTTCGACTCCGCCCCGCTCCGCCAGCGAGGCCCGGACGCGCTTCCTCGAGCGGGTGGACCGGTGGATGGAGGAAGAGCCGGGACTCGCCGCCTGGTTCCTCTCGGGCCTGGAAGGCGCGGACATCGACGAGCGCCGTGAGCGGTTGGCCGCGCGCTGCCCCGAGCTCATCGCCCATGGCCTCGCCGGCCTCACCGGCGCGAGCGCGTGGATCCTCCGAGCCCGCCTGGAGGAGGCCGCGCCCGTGCAGGTGCTCGGCTCGCTCGAGGCACTGGCCGCGGAGTTCCCCCAGGCGTGGGCGCTCCGGGAGCGGTGGGAACAGCGGGTGCCCGAGGCCATCGCCGCATCTCTGGATGGACTCGACTCGGAACAGGCGTGGGCGATGCGTGAGCGCCTCCACGGGAGGTTTCCGGAGCCCGTGGTCACCTCGCTCACGGGGCTTGGCGACGCACGGGCGTGGGTGCTGCGCGAGCGCTGGCTGTCCCAGCGGGGAGGACAGGCGGCGCTCGGCCAGGAGAAAGTGGCGCGCCTCGCTTGCCGGTCCATCCGGGGCGTGGACGACGCGCCCTCCTGGGACTGGCGGGAGCGGGCGTGGGAGGTGGCACCGGATGCCGTGCTGCGCACCCTGGAGGGACTCGACAGTGAGCGGGCCTGGACCCTGCGCGAGCAGCACGCGGGGCGGGCCTCGCGGCTCGTCCTCGAGTCCCTGCGGGGGCTGAACAACCCCCGGGCCTGGGCCCTGCGCGAGTCCTTCGGTGTCTCCTGCGAGGAGGCCCTGGAGTCCTTCGAGGGCATGGACGGAGCCACGGCGTGGCGGCTGCGCCAGGCGCTGGCGGATACGTGGCCCGCGGCCACGGTGAAGAGCATGGGGCTCCTGGCTTCGAGCGCGCGGGGACAGGAACTCATCACCCGGCTGCTCACGGACCATCCCCGGGATTTCGCACTGCTGCGGCAGGCGGCACGGGTGGCGGCATACCCTGAACTGGAGCGTCGTCATGCCACCGCTTGA
- a CDS encoding CotH kinase family protein yields MHRSPRLGAFASAVFAFTSACGGGTETIEGWSEESHGKNAAPAYAVVFPQEQVKRFDLIIAPADWQTMQDDMTAMLGTFGAGGGMGPGGGGGAPGGGGGGGQIPTELTEPCVDKAAGDACTATFQGNTFTSTCAQGPGGEQLICRPQFGGGGAPGGGGAPGGGGAPGGGGGDLLPNTPVYVPATFKFEGKTWPYIGVRMKGNSSLSQTWRSGVSKLPLRLSFDKFEDEHPETQDQRFYGFKTLSLGNGAADASLMRDKIASDVFRESGVPAPRTAFVALYVDHGEGAQYWGLYTLDEDIDNNSLLDTWFGEHKGALYEADGTGARWGTFDEASFDIQANEELGWTPVQEAITALHSDRSDAAAWRARLEQKLDVQGFLKWLAVNTVLQNWDAYGAMSHNYYLYAHSQENGRLRWITWDHDRSMGDGMGRSTSLTYDTTDATWPLIRYLLDDPTYKADYTRYALEAADGVMTPDALQARMRAAYELITPWVVGENAEQPGYTFLSSPQAFTDAVNGTNGLMSFAARRQGEVEAALGANP; encoded by the coding sequence ATGCACCGCAGCCCACGCCTTGGAGCATTCGCCTCCGCCGTCTTCGCCTTCACCTCCGCGTGTGGAGGAGGCACCGAGACCATCGAGGGATGGAGCGAGGAGTCTCACGGCAAGAACGCCGCTCCCGCCTATGCCGTCGTCTTTCCCCAGGAGCAGGTGAAGAGGTTCGACCTCATCATCGCCCCCGCGGACTGGCAGACGATGCAGGACGACATGACCGCCATGCTGGGCACCTTCGGGGCGGGCGGTGGAATGGGCCCGGGAGGCGGCGGAGGAGCCCCCGGAGGAGGTGGCGGAGGCGGCCAGATTCCCACGGAACTCACCGAGCCGTGCGTGGACAAGGCCGCGGGAGATGCCTGCACCGCCACCTTCCAGGGAAACACCTTCACCAGTACCTGTGCGCAGGGCCCGGGAGGCGAGCAGCTCATCTGCCGGCCTCAGTTCGGTGGCGGTGGCGCTCCGGGTGGCGGCGGTGCGCCGGGTGGTGGCGGTGCGCCGGGTGGTGGCGGCGGGGACCTGCTCCCCAACACGCCCGTCTACGTGCCCGCGACCTTCAAGTTCGAGGGGAAGACCTGGCCGTACATCGGCGTGCGCATGAAAGGCAATTCCTCGCTATCGCAGACCTGGCGCAGCGGTGTGTCCAAGCTGCCGCTGCGTCTGAGCTTCGACAAGTTCGAGGATGAGCATCCCGAGACGCAGGATCAGCGCTTCTATGGCTTCAAGACGCTGTCGCTGGGCAATGGCGCGGCCGACGCGTCGCTCATGCGCGACAAGATCGCCTCGGACGTCTTCCGCGAGTCCGGTGTGCCCGCGCCCCGCACCGCCTTCGTCGCCCTGTACGTGGACCATGGCGAGGGCGCCCAGTACTGGGGCCTCTATACGCTCGACGAGGACATCGACAACAACTCGCTGCTCGACACCTGGTTCGGGGAACACAAGGGCGCGCTCTACGAAGCGGATGGCACCGGCGCCCGCTGGGGCACCTTCGACGAGGCGTCCTTCGACATCCAGGCCAACGAGGAGCTGGGCTGGACTCCCGTGCAAGAGGCCATCACCGCGCTCCACTCCGACCGGAGCGACGCGGCCGCCTGGCGCGCGCGCCTCGAGCAGAAGCTGGACGTGCAGGGCTTCCTCAAGTGGCTCGCGGTCAACACCGTGCTCCAGAACTGGGATGCCTACGGCGCCATGTCCCACAACTACTATCTCTACGCCCACTCCCAGGAGAACGGACGGCTGCGCTGGATCACCTGGGATCATGATCGCTCCATGGGCGATGGCATGGGCCGCTCCACGTCCCTGACGTACGACACCACCGACGCCACCTGGCCACTCATCCGCTACCTGCTCGACGATCCCACCTACAAGGCCGACTACACGCGCTACGCGCTGGAGGCCGCGGACGGAGTGATGACGCCAGACGCGCTCCAGGCCCGCATGCGCGCGGCGTATGAGCTCATCACCCCGTGGGTGGTGGGCGAGAACGCCGAGCAACCGGGCTACACCTTCCTGAGCTCTCCCCAGGCGTTCACCGATGCCGTCAACGGAACCAATGGGCTGATGAGCTTCGCCGCCCGCCGCCAGGGTGAGGTCGAGGCGGCCCTGGGAGCCAATCCATGA
- a CDS encoding VTC domain-containing protein, with protein MSPPLPSPTLASQQDHERRFLPSRAALEGFMRATRPWTQACVYDARLPFAFTRTTYFDTEDLRFLDSCRHGQTQRLRLREYAGSATLSEPPVLTGTRYLEMKTNTGQRRTKVRIPVSPGEAVALLAGESLDEDSAAARLLRDSPHGPVIPWVTAWYRRGTYANADASVRFTVDEDLVFAFPPRHTGMGAPATPERLIRHAPAILLEVKWRANSPPWLRDCLRNLEVFETQDSKFEQGMRWRLDAEMNFP; from the coding sequence ATGAGTCCTCCCCTCCCCTCCCCCACCCTCGCGTCGCAGCAGGACCACGAGCGGCGCTTCCTGCCCTCCCGCGCGGCGCTGGAGGGCTTCATGCGGGCCACCCGCCCCTGGACGCAAGCCTGTGTGTATGACGCCCGCCTGCCATTCGCCTTCACGCGGACGACCTACTTCGACACCGAGGACCTGCGCTTCCTGGACTCGTGCCGCCATGGACAGACACAGCGGCTGCGGCTCCGGGAGTACGCGGGAAGCGCCACCCTGTCCGAGCCGCCCGTGCTCACCGGCACGCGCTATCTGGAAATGAAGACCAACACGGGTCAGCGGCGCACCAAGGTCCGCATCCCCGTGTCCCCAGGCGAAGCGGTGGCCCTGCTGGCGGGCGAGTCCCTCGACGAGGACAGCGCGGCGGCCCGGTTGCTGCGCGACAGTCCCCATGGCCCCGTCATCCCCTGGGTGACGGCCTGGTACCGGCGTGGCACGTACGCGAACGCCGACGCCAGCGTGCGCTTCACCGTGGACGAGGATCTCGTATTCGCCTTCCCGCCCCGGCACACCGGGATGGGAGCGCCCGCCACGCCCGAGCGGCTCATCCGTCACGCCCCGGCCATCCTCCTGGAGGTGAAGTGGCGGGCGAACAGCCCCCCGTGGCTGCGCGACTGTCTGCGCAACCTGGAGGTTTTCGAGACCCAGGACTCGAAGTTCGAACAAGGCATGCGCTGGCGCCTGGACGCGGAGATGAACTTCCCATGA
- a CDS encoding DUF4956 domain-containing protein produces the protein MPPLEMLTRTDVSDPHELFIPEALLRFSLALVLGAALAYRPWRRWMPSAPVMPQETAHTQLLIAVAGAVMTTVIGDSMSRAFGLVGLGGFIRFRSGIKDTRDAAVMFVLIGVGMSCGLGAFRVALCATGFLGAVLVALDLTAQRRPQWVKLSLSVEDLGAALPPLRAMHPDARMLALEQVPASREGTAVFELALPERMDGFQLLEGLRGALPGVRSASIDEP, from the coding sequence ATGCCACCGCTTGAGATGCTGACGCGCACGGACGTGTCGGATCCTCATGAGCTGTTCATCCCCGAGGCCCTGCTGCGCTTCAGCCTCGCCCTGGTGCTCGGCGCGGCCCTGGCCTACCGGCCCTGGCGCCGGTGGATGCCGTCCGCTCCCGTGATGCCCCAGGAGACGGCGCATACCCAACTGCTCATCGCCGTGGCCGGCGCGGTGATGACGACGGTGATTGGGGACAGCATGTCGCGCGCCTTCGGGCTGGTGGGGCTCGGCGGATTCATCCGCTTCCGCTCGGGCATCAAGGACACGCGCGACGCGGCCGTCATGTTCGTGCTCATCGGCGTGGGCATGTCCTGTGGCCTCGGTGCCTTCCGGGTGGCCCTCTGCGCCACGGGGTTCCTCGGCGCCGTCCTCGTCGCGCTGGACCTGACGGCACAGCGCCGCCCTCAGTGGGTCAAACTGTCGCTGAGCGTGGAGGATCTGGGAGCCGCCCTCCCTCCGCTGCGGGCCATGCATCCCGACGCGCGCATGCTCGCGCTCGAACAGGTGCCAGCGTCCCGGGAAGGCACCGCCGTCTTCGAGCTCGCCCTCCCGGAGCGGATGGATGGTTTCCAGTTGCTCGAGGGACTGCGTGGCGCGCTTCCCGGCGTGAGGAGTGCCTCCATCGACGAGCCGTGA
- a CDS encoding porin has protein sequence MKPAFPPVRWLVLATLLLVSSARAQDSDQQQGPSDASPPASGNTEASLVLPSAFGSVEIGGRLRAREAVSAKEDKVLKGILSIPSARLEFTYQWKKRLKAVVEFDVTDGLKDAYASLKLVDGLAVRVGQFKVPLSLVELESTARLPVVRRGLLREVLSEDTLNLTGRRVGAQLEWQCTGCERVVRVRAGVFQKDPERASLQQGLGLVPMARATWQVLESLELGGSARAELLGTSPSGVAANWTAGLDLKHALPFGWGEWRSWAEVLVGRSSVLSGTQGRMLTGRALTAVRFGGVSKGAWYVEPFAMLSVLEPDLKTRNDLLGEGVGGVNVGQWRRWRLQAQVERRVAQAAVPALLSVLDDDLVTRKALLVQLEVVF, from the coding sequence ATGAAGCCAGCATTCCCTCCCGTGCGGTGGCTCGTCCTCGCCACGCTGCTCCTGGTGTCCTCCGCCCGGGCCCAGGACTCGGATCAACAGCAAGGCCCGTCCGACGCCAGCCCTCCCGCCAGCGGCAACACCGAGGCGAGCCTCGTGCTGCCCTCCGCCTTCGGCTCGGTGGAGATCGGGGGCCGGCTGCGCGCGCGGGAGGCCGTCAGCGCCAAGGAAGACAAGGTGCTCAAGGGCATCCTGTCCATTCCCTCCGCGCGTCTGGAATTCACCTATCAATGGAAGAAGCGCCTGAAGGCCGTGGTGGAGTTCGACGTCACGGACGGACTCAAGGACGCCTACGCCTCGCTGAAGCTCGTCGACGGACTCGCTGTCCGGGTGGGTCAGTTCAAGGTGCCGCTGTCGCTCGTGGAGCTGGAGTCCACCGCGCGGCTGCCCGTGGTGCGCCGGGGCCTGCTGCGGGAGGTGCTGTCCGAGGACACGCTCAACCTCACCGGCCGCCGCGTCGGTGCGCAGCTCGAATGGCAGTGCACGGGCTGCGAGCGGGTGGTGCGGGTGCGCGCGGGCGTGTTCCAGAAGGATCCGGAGCGGGCCAGCCTCCAGCAGGGACTGGGCCTCGTGCCCATGGCCCGGGCGACATGGCAGGTGCTGGAATCGCTCGAGCTGGGCGGCTCCGCGCGGGCGGAGCTGCTGGGCACGAGCCCGAGCGGCGTGGCCGCCAACTGGACGGCCGGACTCGACTTGAAGCACGCGCTGCCGTTCGGCTGGGGCGAGTGGCGCTCCTGGGCCGAGGTGCTGGTGGGGCGCTCGTCCGTCCTGTCGGGCACCCAGGGACGGATGCTCACCGGGCGCGCCCTGACGGCGGTGCGCTTCGGAGGCGTGTCCAAGGGCGCGTGGTACGTGGAGCCCTTCGCCATGCTCTCGGTGCTCGAGCCGGACCTGAAGACCCGGAACGACTTGCTCGGAGAAGGGGTGGGAGGCGTCAACGTCGGACAGTGGCGGCGCTGGCGGTTGCAGGCGCAGGTCGAGCGCCGCGTGGCGCAGGCCGCCGTCCCCGCCCTGCTGAGCGTCCTCGACGATGACCTCGTCACCCGGAAGGCCCTGCTGGTGCAGTTGGAGGTGGTGTTCTGA